The Planctomycetia bacterium genome includes a region encoding these proteins:
- the fmt gene encoding methionyl-tRNA formyltransferase, which translates to MRVVVMGTGPFAVPMLRAMYESAHEVVALVTQPTRPSHRRGGDPPNPMRVLATEHGTPVLDPESVNAPEARAAVAALQPELLLVADYGQILAPETLAAAPRGGINLHASLLPKYRGAAPINWAIYHGEQITGVTLIHMTPGLDAGPCLAQATATIGPEDTAADVEPRLAQLGATLVRKVVDRMAAGEALPGIAQNSAEATRARRLLKTDGAIDWSRKASELKNQVRALEPWPKTYTYWHRAGGPPMRLILGHVQAVTTVRFDVPPGTVVVAQSGGIIPVRPDLEVEIPIRLPRSEGELVIATGDRGLSILSLQPAGKRLMLVDEFLRGHGVQIGDRFGPELGGVSG; encoded by the coding sequence ATGCGCGTTGTTGTAATGGGGACTGGGCCGTTCGCTGTGCCGATGTTGCGGGCGATGTATGAAAGCGCGCACGAGGTCGTGGCGTTGGTCACGCAGCCCACCAGGCCGTCCCATCGACGCGGCGGCGACCCGCCAAACCCCATGCGTGTCTTGGCGACCGAACACGGCACGCCGGTGCTCGATCCTGAGAGCGTGAACGCGCCCGAGGCGCGGGCCGCCGTGGCCGCATTGCAGCCGGAACTGTTGCTCGTGGCCGATTACGGCCAAATCCTCGCGCCGGAAACGCTGGCCGCCGCGCCGCGCGGCGGCATCAACCTGCACGCTTCCCTGTTGCCCAAATACCGCGGCGCCGCGCCGATCAATTGGGCGATCTACCACGGCGAACAAATCACCGGCGTCACGCTGATCCATATGACGCCGGGCCTCGATGCCGGGCCATGCCTGGCACAGGCCACCGCGACGATCGGCCCGGAAGACACGGCCGCGGACGTCGAACCACGGCTCGCTCAACTTGGCGCGACGCTGGTGCGCAAGGTCGTCGATCGCATGGCCGCGGGCGAAGCGCTTCCCGGCATCGCGCAGAACTCTGCGGAAGCCACCCGCGCGCGGCGACTTCTCAAGACCGACGGGGCCATCGATTGGTCGCGGAAAGCGTCCGAGCTCAAGAACCAGGTCCGCGCGCTCGAACCTTGGCCCAAAACCTACACCTACTGGCATCGCGCCGGCGGCCCGCCGATGCGGCTGATCCTCGGGCACGTCCAGGCCGTCACCACTGTCCGCTTCGACGTGCCGCCCGGAACGGTCGTCGTGGCCCAATCCGGCGGAATTATCCCCGTCCGTCCCGACCTGGAAGTCGAGATTCCGATTCGCCTGCCCCGTTCGGAAGGGGAATTGGTCATCGCCACGGGCGACCGCGGTCTGTCAATTCTCTCCCTCCAGCCAGCCGGAAAGCGCCTGATGCTGGTCGATGAGTTCCTGCGAGGGCACGGCGTCCAGATCGGCGACCGTTTCGGACCGGAATTGGGCGGCGTTTCAGGATGA
- the miaB gene encoding tRNA (N6-isopentenyl adenosine(37)-C2)-methylthiotransferase MiaB gives MGKRLYIETVGCQMNMLDSELVVASLRKVGYELVDSPRLADTILFNTCSVRQHAEDKIYSALGRLKHAKQQHPGKIIGVLGCMAQKDQKLIFDRAPFVDLVVGPGQLHQIPALLEEIAAGSGQRMEVSLDRTRGSRREVEESFESYDPLRDPQMRPTPYQAFVRIMIGCDKFCTYCIVPKVRGPEQSRSPRQIEMEVRRLADEGCREITLLGQTVNSYRYLEDGRMHRLCDLIERLHDVAGIDRIKFVTNYPKDMTDDLLQVVRDLPKCSHYLHVPVQSGSNPVLKRMKRGYTVEEYREMLARVRSTIPDSAVTSDFIVGFCGETDEDFQLTVDLLQEGRFKNSFIFKYSERPGTKGAELFADDVPEDVKKHRNHVLLELQSQISEEDNQHFLGRTETVLVEGPSKASQKHESDGPILQLTGRTNCDRIVVFEGNRRQIGQFLPVAIYDANAFTLFGAVVTEEVGPEVYGISLRS, from the coding sequence ATGGGTAAACGGCTTTACATCGAGACCGTCGGCTGTCAGATGAACATGCTCGATAGCGAGCTGGTGGTGGCCAGTCTGCGCAAAGTGGGCTACGAATTGGTCGATTCGCCCCGCCTCGCCGACACGATCCTCTTCAACACCTGCAGCGTCCGGCAGCACGCCGAAGACAAAATCTATAGCGCCCTCGGCCGCCTGAAACACGCCAAGCAGCAGCATCCCGGCAAGATCATCGGCGTGTTGGGCTGCATGGCCCAGAAAGATCAGAAGCTGATCTTCGACCGCGCCCCGTTCGTCGATCTGGTCGTCGGCCCCGGGCAATTGCACCAGATTCCCGCGCTGCTGGAAGAAATCGCCGCCGGCAGCGGTCAGCGGATGGAAGTCAGCCTGGATCGCACCCGCGGCTCGCGGCGCGAAGTCGAGGAAAGCTTCGAGAGCTACGACCCGCTCCGCGATCCGCAAATGCGGCCGACGCCCTACCAGGCGTTCGTGCGGATTATGATCGGGTGCGACAAGTTCTGCACGTATTGCATCGTGCCGAAAGTGCGTGGTCCAGAACAAAGCCGTTCGCCGCGACAGATCGAGATGGAAGTCCGGCGACTGGCCGACGAGGGTTGCCGGGAAATCACCTTGCTGGGGCAAACCGTCAACAGCTATCGCTACCTGGAAGACGGGCGGATGCACCGCCTGTGCGATCTGATCGAGCGATTGCACGACGTCGCAGGCATCGATCGCATCAAGTTCGTCACGAACTACCCGAAGGATATGACCGACGACCTGTTGCAGGTGGTGCGCGACTTGCCGAAGTGTTCGCACTACTTGCACGTGCCGGTGCAGAGCGGATCGAACCCCGTGCTGAAACGCATGAAGCGAGGCTACACGGTGGAAGAATACCGCGAAATGCTCGCCCGCGTGCGGTCCACGATTCCGGACTCCGCCGTGACCAGCGATTTCATCGTCGGCTTCTGCGGTGAGACGGACGAAGACTTCCAGCTAACCGTCGACCTGCTCCAGGAAGGCCGCTTCAAGAACAGCTTCATCTTCAAATACAGCGAGCGCCCCGGCACGAAAGGGGCGGAACTGTTCGCCGACGACGTGCCGGAGGACGTGAAGAAGCATCGCAATCACGTGCTGCTGGAACTGCAAAGCCAAATCAGCGAAGAAGACAACCAGCACTTCCTCGGTCGGACGGAAACCGTGCTGGTGGAAGGGCCGAGCAAGGCGAGCCAAAAACACGAGTCCGACGGACCGATCCTGCAACTCACCGGGCGGACGAATTGCGATCGGATCGTGGTCTTCGAAGGCAATCGCCGGCAAATCGGCCAGTTCCTACCGGTCGCCATCTACGACGCCAACGCCTTCACGCTCTTCGGCGCCGTCGTCACGGAGGAAGTCGGTCCGGAGGTCTACGGAATCTCGTTAAGGAGCTAA
- the glnE gene encoding bifunctional [glutamate--ammonia ligase]-adenylyl-L-tyrosine phosphorylase/[glutamate--ammonia-ligase] adenylyltransferase, which produces MQIEAIHRYLDHPTEAAGWFHSLGLHDAGRAHWNFVHMATAGVTLDLLADIAGQLEQHLPGLSDPDMALNNLDKFVCASLNPLSTVALFERDREALPTLLQMLSTSQHFSDLLIVDSAAYDLLRITEGMPVRRETLVEELAAEVTALAGDDEAVMLTLRRFKRRESLRIAYGDIVRGQTLESVTAQISHLADAIVEGAVRAARKKLVIKWGVPRTEYGAPARFVVLAMGKLGGVELNYSSDIDLIFLYDQAGKTDGDRAMTNQEFFDRLAREVMRSLTEMTGQGIAYRVDLRLRPEGERGPMVSSLESALHYYDILGRTWERQAYVKARAAAGDLGLGAEFLGRLDPWIYRRYLGLADIAGIKALKRRIEQRAIRERADLRNVKTGHGGIRDIEFAIQFLQLLNGGDLPELRTGNTLQAIARLEEVGCLTHQERMLLEDNYGFLRKIEHRLQIMFDLQTHLLPEAAHELRKLAIRMGYKDKPEQSALAAFEADYKTRTAVNRRILDHLLHDAFGDDAEAEPEVDLVLDPAPAPERIAQVLSKYGFKDVEPAYRNLNALATERIRFLSTRRCRHFLASISPALLRAIAATPDPDSTLVNLEKVSDSLGGKGVLWELFSFNPPTLKLYVELCASSSFLSGMLISNPGMIDELMDSLVLNKLPKLESLRRALAELTRAAEDLDPILHSFKSSQQLRVGVRDILGKDDIQTTTGVLSDIAQACLEQITEIEYAGLAAKYGEPTISEGPRAGERAELVIAALGKFGGRELNYHSDLDIVFLFEADGQTAHPKRSKRTDTTSNQHFFGELGQRIIKVANRLGPYGRLYEIDPRLRPTGKSGALATTFGEFARYYASGDGQFWERQALCRARVVYGEAKASRHAQQLIEAAAFEHEWNDSLVMSIRGMRKRLEEAAPAGNLKRGRGGIVDIEFLVQMLQLRHGSENIAVRTANTLDALRACTEQDILSSEDGSFFAESYRFLRTVEARLRLMHSTSRNDLPTDATELLKLARLVGCGDAEQLHARCQQMMDETRRRFDAIFDQAANR; this is translated from the coding sequence ATGCAGATCGAAGCCATCCATCGCTACTTGGACCACCCGACGGAGGCGGCGGGGTGGTTCCATTCTTTGGGTCTGCACGATGCCGGCCGGGCGCATTGGAACTTCGTCCACATGGCCACGGCCGGGGTTACGCTGGACCTGTTGGCCGACATCGCCGGACAATTGGAGCAACATCTGCCCGGCCTGAGCGATCCGGACATGGCGCTCAACAACCTGGACAAGTTCGTATGTGCTTCGCTGAATCCGCTGTCGACCGTGGCGCTCTTCGAGCGCGACCGCGAAGCGTTGCCAACGCTCTTACAGATGCTCTCGACGAGCCAGCATTTCAGCGACTTGCTGATTGTCGACAGCGCCGCCTATGACTTGCTCCGCATCACCGAAGGCATGCCGGTGCGGCGCGAGACGCTTGTCGAAGAACTCGCGGCCGAAGTCACCGCCCTCGCTGGCGACGATGAAGCCGTGATGCTGACGCTGCGGCGCTTCAAACGCCGCGAGAGCCTGCGCATCGCCTACGGCGATATCGTCCGCGGGCAGACGCTCGAATCCGTCACCGCACAGATCTCCCATCTCGCCGACGCCATCGTCGAAGGCGCTGTCCGCGCGGCACGGAAAAAACTCGTGATCAAATGGGGCGTACCACGTACTGAATATGGGGCGCCGGCGCGGTTCGTCGTACTGGCGATGGGCAAGCTCGGCGGTGTGGAGTTGAACTATTCCAGCGACATTGATCTCATCTTCCTCTACGACCAGGCGGGCAAGACCGACGGCGATCGGGCAATGACGAACCAGGAGTTCTTCGATCGCCTCGCCCGCGAGGTGATGCGATCGTTGACCGAAATGACCGGACAAGGCATCGCCTACCGTGTCGATCTGCGGCTGCGGCCCGAAGGGGAACGCGGCCCCATGGTCAGCAGCCTGGAAAGCGCCCTGCACTATTACGACATCCTCGGCCGCACCTGGGAACGCCAGGCGTACGTGAAAGCCCGCGCCGCGGCCGGCGATCTCGGTCTCGGGGCAGAGTTTCTCGGACGGCTCGATCCCTGGATCTACCGCCGCTATCTCGGGCTGGCTGATATCGCCGGCATCAAGGCGCTCAAGCGCCGCATCGAACAACGGGCCATCCGCGAACGCGCCGACCTGCGCAACGTCAAAACCGGGCACGGCGGCATTCGCGATATCGAATTCGCCATTCAGTTCCTGCAACTCTTGAACGGCGGCGACCTGCCGGAACTGCGGACCGGCAATACGTTGCAGGCGATCGCCCGGCTGGAGGAAGTCGGCTGCCTGACGCATCAAGAGCGGATGCTGCTCGAAGACAACTACGGCTTCCTGCGAAAAATCGAACATCGCCTGCAGATCATGTTCGACCTGCAAACGCACTTGTTGCCGGAGGCCGCCCACGAGCTTCGCAAGTTGGCGATCCGCATGGGCTACAAGGACAAACCGGAGCAATCCGCTCTGGCAGCCTTCGAAGCCGATTACAAGACGCGTACGGCCGTGAATCGGCGGATCCTCGATCACCTGCTGCACGACGCCTTCGGCGATGACGCCGAAGCGGAGCCGGAAGTGGACCTGGTTCTCGATCCCGCGCCGGCCCCGGAACGTATCGCGCAGGTGCTATCGAAGTACGGCTTCAAAGACGTCGAGCCGGCGTATCGCAACCTGAACGCCCTGGCGACGGAGCGGATTCGCTTTCTGTCGACGCGGCGTTGCCGGCATTTTTTGGCCTCGATCTCGCCAGCGTTATTACGTGCCATTGCGGCGACGCCCGATCCTGACTCCACGCTCGTCAACCTCGAAAAAGTCAGCGACTCCCTCGGCGGCAAAGGGGTCCTCTGGGAACTATTCAGCTTCAATCCACCGACGCTCAAGTTGTACGTAGAATTGTGCGCGTCGAGTTCGTTCTTGTCCGGAATGCTCATCAGCAACCCAGGCATGATCGACGAATTGATGGACAGCCTGGTCCTCAACAAGTTGCCCAAGCTGGAATCGCTGCGCCGCGCGCTCGCGGAATTGACCCGCGCGGCCGAAGACCTGGACCCGATTCTGCACAGCTTCAAAAGCTCGCAGCAACTCCGCGTAGGCGTGCGGGATATCCTTGGCAAGGACGACATTCAAACCACGACCGGCGTGCTCAGCGACATCGCGCAGGCCTGCCTGGAGCAAATCACGGAGATCGAATACGCCGGCCTCGCCGCGAAATACGGCGAGCCCACCATCTCCGAAGGCCCTCGCGCCGGCGAACGGGCGGAGCTAGTGATCGCCGCCCTCGGCAAATTCGGCGGGCGCGAACTGAACTACCATAGCGACCTGGACATCGTGTTTCTGTTCGAGGCCGACGGCCAAACGGCGCACCCAAAACGCTCCAAGCGCACCGATACTACCAGCAATCAGCACTTCTTCGGCGAACTGGGACAACGAATTATCAAAGTCGCCAACCGGCTGGGGCCCTACGGCCGGCTGTATGAGATCGACCCGCGACTGCGGCCAACCGGCAAGAGCGGCGCGTTGGCGACGACGTTCGGAGAATTCGCCCGCTACTACGCTTCCGGCGACGGCCAGTTCTGGGAGCGGCAAGCGCTCTGCCGCGCGCGGGTCGTGTACGGCGAAGCCAAGGCGTCGCGCCACGCTCAGCAGTTGATCGAGGCCGCGGCGTTCGAGCATGAGTGGAATGACTCACTCGTCATGTCTATTCGCGGCATGCGCAAGCGTTTGGAAGAAGCGGCGCCGGCCGGCAATCTCAAGCGCGGCCGCGGCGGAATTGTGGACATTGAATTCCTCGTCCAAATGTTGCAACTCCGCCACGGGTCCGAAAACATCGCCGTCCGCACCGCGAACACGCTCGACGCCTTGCGCGCTTGCACGGAACAAGACATCCTCAGCAGCGAAGACGGTTCCTTCTTCGCCGAAAGTTATCGCTTTTTGCGGACCGTCGAAGCGCGGCTGCGACTGATGCACTCCACGTCCCGCAATGATCTGCCGACCGACGCAACGGAACTGCTGAAACTGGCACGCCTCGTCGGTTGCGGCGACGCCGAACAACTCCACGCGCGGTGCCAGCAAATGATGGACGAAACCCGCCGCCGCTTCGACGCGATCTTCGATCAGGCCGCGAATCGGTAA
- a CDS encoding sugar nucleotide-binding protein has translation MASLAHYHRPERLNIGARVKLGEDRLPLLLTGIAGVAGYNALHYFRARYPGQVIGIRQRDNWRLVGEGVEVCNAEDEAGLRELFQRYKFRAVLDCAGNCALKSCELDPEMAWRINVEGVRDLIKLTVDAEIRFVHLSIDLVYSGTKSGWHVETDATDPVTEYGKTMVAAEDLILETDPAACVLRISLPMGVSFNGHAGAIDWIQSRFKKHRPATLYYDELRTPTYTDCLNELCEAALGNHLTGLYHAGAPRALSLFEIAQVINRVGGYDPSLLHGCLRHQAGPIPPRAGDVTMNSSKLANVLGYEPFHPWPHDEHLTPTHREWHHDRGGGIDGSKDLLSKVLYQNQLRRNAAMTI, from the coding sequence ATGGCCTCTCTCGCCCATTATCATCGTCCTGAGCGTCTCAATATTGGCGCACGCGTCAAGCTCGGCGAAGACCGGCTGCCGCTCTTGCTGACTGGCATCGCGGGCGTCGCCGGCTACAACGCGCTGCACTACTTTCGCGCTCGCTATCCAGGGCAAGTGATCGGCATTCGCCAGCGCGACAATTGGCGGCTGGTCGGCGAAGGGGTCGAAGTCTGCAACGCCGAGGACGAAGCCGGGCTACGGGAATTGTTTCAGCGATACAAGTTTCGCGCCGTCCTGGATTGCGCCGGTAACTGCGCACTCAAATCGTGCGAGCTCGACCCGGAGATGGCCTGGCGGATCAACGTCGAAGGCGTGCGAGACCTCATCAAACTCACGGTCGACGCAGAGATTCGCTTCGTCCACCTCTCAATCGACCTGGTCTACTCCGGCACAAAGTCAGGCTGGCATGTCGAGACCGACGCCACGGACCCCGTGACCGAGTACGGCAAAACGATGGTCGCCGCCGAAGATTTGATCCTCGAAACCGATCCCGCGGCCTGCGTCCTGCGCATTTCGCTTCCCATGGGCGTGAGTTTCAACGGGCACGCGGGGGCCATCGACTGGATTCAGTCTCGTTTCAAAAAGCACCGCCCCGCCACGCTCTACTACGACGAGCTGCGGACGCCGACGTACACGGATTGCCTGAATGAATTGTGCGAAGCCGCGCTTGGCAACCATCTCACCGGCCTCTACCACGCTGGTGCGCCGCGCGCGTTGTCGCTGTTTGAGATCGCGCAAGTGATCAACCGCGTCGGCGGCTACGACCCGAGCCTGTTACACGGCTGCCTGCGCCATCAAGCCGGCCCCATCCCGCCGCGCGCCGGCGACGTCACGATGAACTCCAGCAAACTCGCCAACGTCCTCGGCTACGAACCGTTCCACCCCTGGCCCCACGACGAACACCTCACGCCCACCCACCGCGAATGGCACCACGACCGCGGAGGCGGCATCGACGGATCAAAGGACCTACTGTCAAAAGTCCTCTACCAAAACCAGCTTAGAAGAAACGCGGCCATGACGATTTGA